A genomic window from Vigna radiata var. radiata cultivar VC1973A chromosome 2, Vradiata_ver6, whole genome shotgun sequence includes:
- the LOC106756390 gene encoding peroxidase P7 — MSSINSSFFVMVSILSLLAFSSNAQLSPTFYARTCSNLQTIVRSTMRQAIAREARLGASILRLFFHDCFVQGCDASILLDDTATFTGEKNAFPNRNSARGFEVIDTIKTNVEAACNATVSCADILALATRDGVVLLGGPSWTVPLGRRDARTASQSAANSQIPGPTSDLSTLITMFAAKGLTARDLTVLSGGHTIGQAQCQFFRTRIXNETNIDPNFAATRRANCPVSGGNTNLAPLDTVTPTRFDNNYYTDLVNQRGLLHSDQVLFNGGSQDALVRTYSGNSXAFFRDFAAAMVKMGNISPLTGSNGEIRRNCRVLN; from the exons ATGTCTTCCATTAACAGCTCTTTCTTTGTTATGGtttctattctttctcttttggCTTTTTCAAGCAATGCACAACTTTCTCCCACCTTTTATGCCAGAACTTGTTCCAACCTTCAAACCATAGTGCGCAGTACAATGAGACAAGCCATTGCCAGAGAAGCTAGGCTTGGTGCCTCTATTCTTCGNTTGTTCTTTCATGATTGCTTTGTACAA GGCTGTGATGCATCAATTCTACTGGACGACACTGCAACATTCACAGGAGAGAAAAATGCATTTCCTAACAGAAATTCAGCGAGGGGCTTCGAAGTTATTGACACCATTAAAACCAACGTTGAAGCTGCTTGCAATGCCACTGTGTCTTGTGCTGATATTCTTGCACTTGCCACAAGAGATGGAGTAGTTCTG CTAGGAGGACCTTCATGGACAGTGCCTCTAGGAAGAAGAGATGCAAGAACAGCAAGTCAGAGTGCAGCCAACAGCCAAATCCCTGGACCTACCTCAGACCTCTCTACACTGATAACCATGTTTGCAGCCAAAGGTCTGACAGCAAGAGACCTAACAGTGCTCTCAGGAGGCCACACAATTGGCCAAGCACAGTGCCAATTCTTCAGAACTCGCATATANAACGAAACCAACATTGATCCTAACTTTGCCGCCACAAGAAGGGCCAATTGTCCTGTTTCTGGAGGGAACACCAACCTGGCCCCTCTTGACACCGTCACACCAACCCGTTTTGACAACAATTACTACACTGACCTTGTGAACCAACGNGGTCTTCTCCACTCTGACCAAGTGCTTTTCAATGGTGGCTCTCAAGATGCCCTTGTGAGGACCTACAGTGGCAATTCTNCTGCCTTTTTCAGGGACTTTGCTGCTGCCATGGTGAAGATGGGCAACATTAGTCCTCTCACTGGGTCCAATGGAGAGATTAGAAGGAACTGCAGGGTGCTGAATTGA
- the LOC106777130 gene encoding uncharacterized protein LOC106777130 — MTLDDYGPSMTEMSQPFVSASFNPTGEEVRKKAHSKSATNEKHKKVVDDGLDAVLEEEEAEIKALEEELVALKTELFEEKNKYYGGYSTPCNQMRIATTMDVREKIAAMKLL; from the exons ATG ACGCTTGATGATTATGGTCCATCAATGACAGAAATGAGCCAGCCATTTGTGAGTGCATCATTTAATCCAACTGGAGAGGAAGTAAGGAAGAAAGCACATTCAAAGTCAGCAAccaatgaaaaacataaaaaagttgTTGATGATGGTTTAGATGCTGTtttagaggaagaagaagctgAAATTAAAGCACTTGAAGAAGAGTTGGTTGCATTGAAGACTGAGTTGTTtgaggagaaaaataaatattatggtGGTTACAGTACCCCATGTAACCAAATGAGAATTGCAACAACTATGGACGTGAGGGAGAAGATTGCAGCAATGAAACTGTTATGA